The Ralstonia pickettii DTP0602 genome segment TCCGCGCTGCCGGCGCGGGCTTGCCGGTATGCCTTAGGCGTGGACGGCTCGGCTTTGTTCCAGCAGGCGCGGAAGGCCTGCACGCTACCGAAGCCGCTTTTCAGCGCAATCTCTTCTACCGGCAATGTCGATGCCGCCAGCAGCTTGCGCGCGCGCGCCATGCGTAGCGTGAGTTGGTACTGCTTGGGCGTGAGGCCGGTTTCTTCATGGAACATGCGGGACAGGTGCCGCACGCTGATGGCGAAGCGGTCGGCGAAGCGCGGGTCGGCAACATTGGTGTCGAGCTCCCGCGAGATCGCGTCCTGTACCGCATGCACCAGCGCGTTGCCATGCGAGCGCGCGCGGAACTGCGGAGCGAGCTGCGGATCGCCGCTGAAGCGGCGGAAGGGCACCACGTTGTCGCGTGCCACGGCGATGGCGGCTTCGTCGCCGTAGGCGTCGGCCACCAGACGCAGCGCCAGGTCGATGCCCGAAGCCACGCCGGCTGACGTCCACACATTGCCATCGCGAACGAACACCCGGTTGTCGACGACCGAGGCGGCGGGGTGCCGCGTGCGCAGGCGGCGGGTGTGGGCATGGTGGGTGGTGCACAGGCGGCCGTCGAGCAGGCCGGCGGCGCCCAGCAGGAAGGCACCGGTGCAGACGGCGGCGACTTGTACGTCGGCGTTCCTGCCGTCGCCGAAAGACGCCTTCAGCCAACTCGCGGTATCGTGCCATGCGGGCGAGGTAGTCAGCGTGTCCAGAAGTTTGCTGCCGATGGCCAGCACCACGTCGCCGGGCGAGAGTCGTGCAGGCAGGCGTTCGACCTGGCCCAGTGCCGGCCCCTGGAACGAAGTGACGCTCGAATGCGGCCCGACGCAGCGCACCTTGAGCGGCGCAACGCCCAGCTCCGATACGCTCGACAGGATCTGCAGCGGGCCGCCAAGGTCGAGCATGTGGACGTTGGGCAGCACCAGGAGATAGGCGGTAGTCATCGCGGCAAGGGAAGAGCGAGCGATACGATGCCGTCATTCTCGCGCGATTCCAGCGCAACGCAACAGTGATGGCCGAAAATTTGCTTTTCTGGTCCAGGCGGTTGCCGTGGCGAGGGGGCGGGCTTG includes the following:
- a CDS encoding AraC family transcriptional regulator, which encodes MTTAYLLVLPNVHMLDLGGPLQILSSVSELGVAPLKVRCVGPHSSVTSFQGPALGQVERLPARLSPGDVVLAIGSKLLDTLTTSPAWHDTASWLKASFGDGRNADVQVAAVCTGAFLLGAAGLLDGRLCTTHHAHTRRLRTRHPAASVVDNRVFVRDGNVWTSAGVASGIDLALRLVADAYGDEAAIAVARDNVVPFRRFSGDPQLAPQFRARSHGNALVHAVQDAISRELDTNVADPRFADRFAISVRHLSRMFHEETGLTPKQYQLTLRMARARKLLAASTLPVEEIALKSGFGSVQAFRACWNKAEPSTPKAYRQARAGSAE